The following coding sequences lie in one Danio rerio strain Tuebingen ecotype United States chromosome 3, GRCz12tu, whole genome shotgun sequence genomic window:
- the LOC137487595 gene encoding uncharacterized protein, with translation MDPADNIIVRLKQGDRSIERYIKEFLQLAAKSSHSDILLMMFFRGGLLEPVRSRMPPYEDDWNLYRFVEEALLIAGSPLSVALKEENPQEGGLSRWQQRGIFSGPADLTKGKRREAGLELRAYPRRAVRRPPFSEPLESLLELCGTPVSAPAPECPPVSAPAPEQDPSPDHNTLPSQTTRRRRHRKRTAHVPERPPVSAPAPERPPVSAPAPERPPVSAPAPERPPVSAPAPERPPVSAPAPERPPVSAPAPERPPVSAPAPERPPVSAPAPERPPVSAPAPERPPVSAPAPERPPVSAPAPERPPVSAPAPERSPMPVPVWLLALPAPPRLLALPAPPRLLALPAPPRLLALPAPPRLLALPAPPRLLALPAPAPERSSMPVPVRLLALPAPLKLLALPAPPRLLALPAPPRRLALPAPTRLLALPVPARLLALPTPSRRLALPAPPRRLALPVPVRLHALPAPVQLPPVPPAPVQLPPVPPAPVQLPPVPPAPVQLPPVPPAPVQLPPVPPAPVQLPPVPPAPAQLLPVPPAPAQLLPVPPAPAQLLPVPPAPAQLPPASPVPAQLPPVPPAPVQLPLQPALLKPPALCLLRDHPWVIPPDPPWWSFPLLGTDSPAAPWLPAGVPDPLPDPDLALPSLPLFLLRSAPPLGTSLGASGSRSLEGG, from the exons ATGGATCCAGCAGACAATATAATAGTGCGCCTTAAACAAGGTGATCGCTCTATTGAGCGATATATAAAGGAGTTTTTGCAATTAGCTGCGAAGAGCTCTCACAGTGACATCTTGCTAATGATGTTTTTTCGGGGAGGACTTTTGGAACCCGTCCGGTCACGCATGCCGCCATACGAGGATGACTGGAACCTGTATCGGTTTGTGGAGGAGGCTTTGCTAATCGCTGGCTCCCCCCTCTCTGTTGCCTTGAAGGAGGAGAAccctcaggagggaggcctgagTAGATGGCAACAGAGAGGGATATTTTCGGGGCCAGCTGATTTAACTAAAGGAAAGAGGAGAGAGGCAGGACTGGAGTTGCGGGCTTATCCGCGTCGGGCTGTTCGGAGACCACCCTTTTCGGAGCCTCTGGAGAGCCTGCTAGAACTGTGTGGaacgccagtgtcggctccagccccagaatgcccgccagtgtcggctccagctccAGAGCAAGATCCCTCTCCTGATCACAACACTCTCCCTTCTCAAACCACCAGACGAAGGAGGCACAGGAAGAGGACTGCCCATgtcccagagcgcccgccagtgtcggctccagccccagagcgcccgccagtgtcggctccagccccagagcgcccgccagtgtcggctccagccccagagcgcccgccagtgtcggctccagccccagagcgcccgccagtgtcggctccagccccagagcgcccgccagtgtcggctccagccccagagcgcccgccagtgtcggctccagccccagagcgcccgccagtgtcggctccagccccagagcgcccgccagtgtcggctccagccccagagcgcccgccagtgtcggctccagccccagagcgcccgccagtgtcggctccagccccagagcgcccgccagtgtcggctccagccccagagcgcagtcCAATGCCAGTTCCAGTCTGGCTTCTGGCCttaccggcgccacccaggctcctcgccctgccggcgccacccaggctcctcgccctgccggcgccacccaggctcctcgccctgccggcgccacccaggctcctcgccctgccggcgccacccaggctcctcgccctgccggcgccagccccagagcgcagttCAATGCCGGTTCCAGTCCGGCTCCTGGCTTTACCGGCGCCACTcaagctcctcgccctgccggcgccacccaggctcctcgccctgccggcaccacccagacgtcttgccctgccggccccaacccggctcctcgccctgccggtcccagcccggctcctggcattaccaacgccatccagacgtcttgccctgccggcacctcccagacgtcttgccttgccggtcccagtccggctccatgccctgccggctccagtccagctgcctccagtcccgccggctccagtccagctgcctcctgtcccgccggctccagtccagctgcctcctgtcccgccggctccagtccagctgc ctccagtcccgccggctccagtccagctgcctccagtcccgccggctccagtccagctgcctccagtcccgccggctcctgcccagctgcttccagtcccgccggctcctgcccagctgcttccagtcccgccggctcctgcccagctgcttccagtcccgccggctcctgcccagctgcctccagcctCGCCGGTtcctgcccagctgcctccagtcccgcctgCTCCAGTCCAGTTGCCTCTCCAGCCGGCTCTCCTAAAACCCCCTGCCTTGTGCCTCCTGCGGGATCATCCATGGGTCATCCCTCCCGACCCTCCCTGGTGGTCCTTCCCACTACTTGGGACAGATTCACCGGCCGCACCCTGGCTTCCTGCTGGGGTGCCTGACCCACTGCCTGACCCTGATctggccctcccatccctccctttgtTCCTGCTCCGCTCCGCCCCCCCTCTTGGAACCAGTCTGGGAGCGTCTGGAAGCCGCTCTTTAGAGGGGGGGTAA